In Gossypium hirsutum isolate 1008001.06 chromosome D01, Gossypium_hirsutum_v2.1, whole genome shotgun sequence, the genomic window AAGTTCATAGACAAATTAACAAAGACGAATTACTCACTTCATTTTCTAAGCAGCTGCAAGCAGCTTCGAGGCATGCTTCCAATGCAACAAATTCAAATGGGAGAATCTTCGAGCCATTTGGGTTTTCAAGACTCTGTTTCTCTTCTAATTTACCTTCATCATCCTGAGTTTGACTCTGTGAAAACCTTGATGACAAATTTTGAGAACTCGATCGAATTATGTAGCTGGAATCGTCAACACCACCTTcctaaagaagaaacaaaaacacTTGGCCGATGAATATGTAATGGAATTGGCTGGAGAGCCTAGTGACAAGATGGAAATCAGGAGTTCAGGACAGTAGAAAGAGTGAAACAGCACGAGCTGATATTATCTAGGTTActccaactcttcattttttGTACCCGAGCCCGACACTGATGCAGGATGCATATCCAAAATAGGTAACAAAGATACTAACCTCGAAGAACCCTCCAAATACATGGGGAAATTTTTGAGCATTCCAACATCAGGCACATACCAGTACCTGAACAGAACCGAATACGAGTAACATGGCCACGGGCGGTGGCAGGGGGTTGGCAGGGGCCCGACCCCCCTAAAACGGTAAAATCATGTTTTGgctctttaaaaatttataaagtttTAAGTTCGTACatggtaaaattgcattttggccccaaaaatgataattttttttatttaatccttaAAAAATTACAGGAGTGAGCTTAATACTGACAAGCCGAGAGCTGCCAAGCTCACTATTAGCTATGAAAATGGAGTGTAACCACCAGCTGAGCTATCTAGTATCTAGAAGTCAATAAATTGTATTGCTTTAAGTTTACTGATGCTAAATTCTAAAAAGCAATTCGATGATTTCAGCTATGTTACTCGAGTGAGCGTCGAATTTAAGTGCAgttatgaatgaaaaatataaatttctccTTTACCTCTCCAAAATCGTAAATTCACAGTGAAATTCTAATAGAACACATAATTTTACCTaatcaaaacaagaaaatttcatCGATGCAAAACCCTAAATCGAAACCCCATAATAGAAAATCACctaaacaaatatataaagaaattaaaaggaaaataaaaaggtacCTGGTCTTTAGTAGCTTGAAAATGGCACAAAATTCGGCTCTGTATCTCATCAACAAAGGGCGTAACTGAAGGATCCTTGGAATTTAAAAGCAAAACCTCTTGAGCCGTGATGATTGCCTTGATATGCTCCAAATTAATCACGATCGCCCTTTCTCGACCAAGAATCGTGGATGGGTACGACAACAGCGGGTCCAAGATCCGAAGATCTCGAGCGGGCAAACCCGTACGTCTCATGATAGCATGTTTTCCGGCTTCCACCATCTGGGTTTGGCATGTCGAGTCCAGTATAAGCCATGCTCGAACACCGGTCCCTTTTTTCCGATGACCGGCGGCGGTGGTGGCGGTGGTTGGAGGGAGAGTTTGGTTAGGGAACGGAGCGGGTCGGGCCGATGGATCCGGGTCCTCTTCGGGTTTAGGCGGTGACGACGGAGGTTGACTCCTCATTTTTGGGGGTTTATCTTTTGGAGGATCATTCGATACTGAAATTTAGCGGTAAGAAAATGGTGCCGTTTAGTATTTATAGACTTCGTAGTCTAACTTGCGCGCTAGTGTTAAAAGACTATTTAGTAGTACCCTTTTACCACCGTAGCTTTTGACTTCTTTAACGGTTGCAACCGCTTAAATTATTGGTTGGCTATcaaaagttaattaaataaataattataaaattataaagtaattttataattctattaaatattttataaatcagTTGACTTGTATCAATTGtcggttttttattttaaattttgtatttttactaGTTTAGAATAGTTTGCTTAAATATTAATTGTTTTAATCGATATGTTGGTCTTGATCTAGCTAACTCGGTTTCGAACAAGGTGAATTGCACAcaaaattattaaactatttaaatttatgtttttggcacttaattttaaaaagttattatgATCATCaaattattcgaaaatttttatttaaattattaaattatttaaattgctGTTGTATGGCTTTCTCTCTTCACACCACATGAAACAATCAAAAGTTCTCATTCCTTTCTCTCCTAcaatttgatgttttttttaaacaatttttaacATCACGAATTTGTGAACgaaaatttaaatagtttttttctttaatctCCGGTACTAACTCTTAGATTGActtaaatctaaaatatattttacCCGTCAATAGATATTGATTTACCATACCAATTAAATTGTCACTTAATACTCACTAaccaactttttaaaaaaaattaacaatctaATTACtctgaataatttttttaaaataacttgtataaaattttttgaatattttgcgGAACTAATCGAACTAAAATAGTCCTACGAAACTTGATATGGAAATGCCAAGTGTCTAACTAGATTGAAACAGGAAACTCGACTGCCAATTGGATTCCATTTGGATCGATCACCACAAAATCCAACCATTTTTCGTCTCTTTCTCCATGAACCAGTCCACCTGTAACACTTCTCCACCTTTCTAGACATCtctcaatataatatatatatatatgtatgtatgtatgcaaaTTCAGCACACGGTCCAGCTTTGAacttaaaattcaacaaaaatgaCAGCTCTGTGCTTCACTTCACACTCTTCTCTATCTTCATGCAACCTCCACACCCACCCCTACAAAAAGAAACACGGCTTCAACTTCAACAATCTTAGGTCGAATTTATCCACCATTATCAACAAAACCCAAAGCTCCAATCCTCGAATTTCCATTCATTTCTCCGTTAATCGTCGTCACTTTCCTCTCAAATCTTCCGTCAAAGACGAGCAAGCAACCGAAACCGAACCCACCGCCCATTCCCCCGTCGCGGTGGAATCTAAAGAACCGAGCGATGAAACACACGGTCCGAACAGTGAAGAAACGGAGGGGAAAGAAGATCAGCAAGAAATGGATTGGAAAACGGATGAGGAGTTCAAGAGATTTATGGGGAATCCTTCCATTGAAGCTGCGATAAAGCTGGAGAAGAAAAGGGCGGATAGGAAGCTTAAGGAATTGGATAGGGAAAGTAACGGGAATCCCATTGTGGGGCTTTTCAATAAGGTGGTGCGTGATAATTTGGCTAGAGAAAAAGAAAGGTTGGAGCAAGCTGAAGAGACTTTTAAAGCTCTTGATCTTAATAAGGTgagaataaaaaagaaagtttAGATTCTTTCAAATGTTGGATTTTGATTATAAATTCTGGGTTGATTTTATTCTGTTTATTTACTTGATTTTTTGTGGTATTTTATCCAGATTTTTCATTCGAATATGGTTTGATTACATGATATGATCgtctaaatatatgaaaaatttagaTGACACTCCCTGAAGTCGGGGTAATAAAGTTTCTGGATACGTATTGATAGCTCACCAAAGGTTTCTACTCGGACTATGTTACCccagtttttcattttattttccgAGTCTAATAGCTATATCTGGTCAGCCGATATTCGGACATTCACAAAAATAAGCATATTTGTATCCGACACTCACTCGATTCATGGTAATACG contains:
- the LOC107928927 gene encoding magnesium transporter MRS2-3 isoform X2, giving the protein MRSQPPSSPPKPEEDPDPSARPAPFPNQTLPPTTATTAAGHRKKGTGVRAWLILDSTCQTQMVEAGKHAIMRRTGLPARDLRILDPLLSYPSTILGRERAIVINLEHIKAIITAQEVLLLNSKDPSVTPFVDEIQSRILCHFQATKDQEGGVDDSSYIIRSSSQNLSSRFSQSQTQDDEGKLEEKQSLENPNGSKILPFEFVALEACLEAACSCLENEAKTLEQEAHPALDKLTSKISTLNLERVRQIKSRLVAITGRVQKVRDELEHLLDDDEDMAEMYLTEKQLLENSSTSSMNERDDMDDGILRPDINERTPAEISLAANYEGDIQDSDNPQDNMFGATNAIGRDSHGTHTSTTRSAISKHLDVEELEMLLEAYFVQIDGTLNKLSTICCTIPFCAFHSHL